One genomic window of Halolamina sediminis includes the following:
- a CDS encoding pyridoxal phosphate-dependent aminotransferase, with the protein MFEPMPYLEWIEGRPAAADHDLGSSDLRTHRADGSVTPPPLSGLADPDDPPSLSASIATEYGVDESSVLVTAGATHANFLAAAAALSLSEGEEIVVEDPGYDPLVHTPAGIGGTVTRFERPARSGYPLLPGEIASAVSGQTALVTVTNRHNPTGRLASRPELASVGEAVTDANSRLLVDEVYGPYTAEADAEGAFGGVTAAGLPNTVVTGSFTKFHGLGGLQIGWLIAEEPFVERAREVFMHVPSVAAPSRALARRFFAHRDELVADSRSHLRRNHELLSSFVDDRPALDGEIAAGCTYGFVEHPRADGDELAEAAWDAGVLVVPGRFFDAPSGVRISAGRSPEAVEAGLDTLGEVLDEL; encoded by the coding sequence ATGTTCGAACCGATGCCCTACCTGGAGTGGATCGAGGGGCGGCCGGCGGCGGCCGACCACGATCTCGGGTCGAGCGACCTCCGGACGCACCGAGCCGACGGATCGGTGACCCCGCCGCCGCTCTCGGGGCTGGCCGATCCGGACGATCCGCCGTCGCTGTCCGCTTCGATCGCCACGGAGTACGGCGTCGACGAGTCGTCGGTACTCGTGACCGCGGGGGCAACCCACGCGAACTTCCTCGCCGCCGCCGCGGCGCTGTCGCTGAGCGAAGGCGAAGAAATCGTCGTCGAGGATCCCGGCTACGATCCGCTCGTCCACACGCCCGCCGGGATCGGCGGGACGGTGACGCGCTTCGAGCGCCCCGCCCGATCGGGCTACCCACTCCTCCCGGGCGAGATCGCGTCGGCCGTCTCCGGGCAGACGGCGTTGGTCACCGTCACGAACCGCCACAACCCGACGGGTCGACTCGCTTCCCGGCCGGAGTTGGCGTCGGTCGGGGAGGCCGTCACCGACGCGAACAGCCGGCTGCTCGTCGACGAGGTGTACGGTCCCTACACCGCCGAAGCCGACGCCGAGGGGGCGTTCGGCGGCGTCACGGCGGCGGGGCTCCCCAACACGGTCGTGACGGGCTCGTTCACGAAGTTCCACGGGCTCGGCGGGCTCCAGATCGGCTGGCTGATCGCCGAGGAGCCGTTCGTCGAGCGCGCTCGGGAGGTGTTCATGCACGTCCCCTCCGTCGCGGCGCCGAGCCGCGCGCTCGCTCGGCGCTTCTTCGCCCACCGGGACGAGCTGGTCGCCGACTCCCGCTCGCACCTCCGACGGAACCACGAGCTGCTCTCGTCGTTCGTCGATGACCGCCCGGCGCTCGACGGCGAGATCGCCGCCGGCTGCACGTACGGGTTCGTCGAACACCCGCGCGCCGACGGCGACGAGCTCGCCGAGGCGGCGTGGGACGCCGGCGTGTTGGTCGTGCCGGGGCGGTTCTTCGACGCGCCGTCCGGGGTCCGGATCTCGGCCGGCCGGAGCCCCGAGGCGGTCGAAGCGGGGCTGGACACGCTGGGCGAGGTGCTGGACGAGCTCTGA
- a CDS encoding GIY-YIG nuclease family protein, whose translation MNGGTYTLVFSLPSATHIEVGALGEHRFPAGGYCYTGSALGSGGFSRIDRHRRVAAGEHDVRHWHVDYFGSHPATELVAVERTRGQDRECAVARTLGNGPVPGFGASDCDCETHLARFESPELAAERAAAVHDRQ comes from the coding sequence ATGAACGGCGGAACGTACACGCTCGTCTTTTCGCTGCCGAGCGCCACCCATATCGAGGTCGGTGCGCTCGGCGAGCACCGGTTCCCGGCGGGTGGCTACTGCTACACGGGGAGCGCGCTGGGCAGCGGCGGCTTCTCCCGGATCGACCGCCACCGTCGCGTCGCCGCCGGCGAACACGACGTGCGTCACTGGCACGTCGACTACTTCGGCAGCCACCCGGCGACGGAACTGGTTGCCGTCGAGCGCACGCGCGGCCAGGACCGCGAATGTGCAGTGGCGCGAACACTCGGGAACGGCCCCGTTCCCGGGTTCGGGGCCTCCGATTGCGACTGCGAGACACACCTCGCGCGGTTCGAGAGCCCGGAACTCGCCGCCGAGAGAGCCGCCGCCGTACACGATCGCCAATAA
- a CDS encoding DEAD/DEAH box helicase gives MHDPLDWLRERQYHADQVAAHRRVSARKPTFADLDLEPRLESALADRGIERPFRHQSNAIEAVREGDDAVIATETASGKSLAYTVPAFERAMDHGGRTLYLGPQNALVSDQLETLSELARDLGFGSRVSVDQYTGRLSKSEKRDVRDRRPTVLLSNPDMVHYALLPHAHRLWEWFFSSLELVVIDEVHSYRGVFGSQVALLLRRLNRICERYGADPTYVCCSATIGNPIEHAATITGRDPSGFTLVDDDASATGPRDWVLWNPPEYEQDRDTGRRRSSHVESMRLFTDLVEAGQQTLVFTRSRQTAERYAAESAKELRSRGSTEVAGKVQAYQGSLTDDRRRELEDRLHSGDLRGAWSTNALELGVDVGGLDAVIVDGYPGTRMAAFQQAGRAGRGDDPALVVMVAGEDQLDQYLMSNPETFFEGEPEDAISDPENEAVMPDHVASAAAENWLSRDDRRHFGEPFPDVVADLEESGVLERRETGNGLRWTHDGSESPQHSMNLRTIDDREVELRDSRSNDVIASLSFSDALRDAHPGAIYHHQGQRYEVTELDLDRDTARLQPTWADYHTQVLTEKDVTVHEDLREKSLSARPDTAVRFADVSVTEQITGFERRDAASGETMGRESLDLPETTLRTKAFYWTVPEDVEVEMRAMAAEDGDPEYGFNGGIHAAEHGVISLFPLYLLCDRADIGGLSTPYHGHTDQSTIFVYDGHPGGVGLTRRSYDRIEELMARTARLIDDCDCADGCPSCVQSPHCGNANDPLSKPEAVFMLDELTGGD, from the coding sequence GTGCACGACCCGCTCGACTGGCTCCGGGAGCGCCAGTACCACGCGGACCAGGTGGCCGCTCACCGGCGAGTGTCAGCCCGGAAGCCCACGTTCGCGGATCTCGACCTCGAACCGCGGCTGGAGAGCGCGCTCGCCGACCGAGGGATCGAGCGACCGTTCCGGCACCAGAGTAACGCGATCGAAGCCGTCAGGGAGGGTGACGACGCCGTGATCGCGACCGAGACCGCCAGCGGGAAGAGCCTCGCCTACACCGTTCCCGCGTTCGAGCGAGCGATGGACCACGGCGGCCGAACGCTGTATCTCGGCCCGCAGAACGCGCTCGTTTCGGACCAGCTAGAGACGCTCTCGGAGCTGGCCCGCGATCTCGGCTTCGGTTCACGCGTCTCGGTCGACCAGTACACCGGCCGACTCTCGAAATCCGAAAAGCGCGACGTGCGGGATCGCCGACCGACCGTGCTGCTCTCGAACCCCGACATGGTCCACTACGCGCTGCTCCCCCACGCCCACCGGCTCTGGGAGTGGTTCTTCTCCTCGCTCGAACTGGTGGTGATCGACGAGGTCCACAGCTACCGCGGCGTGTTCGGCTCGCAGGTCGCGCTGCTGCTCCGGCGGCTGAACCGGATCTGCGAGCGCTACGGCGCCGACCCGACGTACGTCTGCTGCTCGGCGACGATCGGTAACCCGATTGAGCACGCGGCGACGATCACCGGCCGCGACCCCTCGGGGTTCACGCTCGTGGACGACGACGCCTCCGCGACGGGGCCGCGGGACTGGGTGCTCTGGAACCCACCCGAGTACGAACAGGACCGCGACACGGGACGGCGACGCTCCAGTCACGTCGAATCCATGCGACTGTTCACCGACCTCGTGGAGGCGGGCCAGCAGACGCTCGTGTTCACGCGGAGCCGTCAGACCGCCGAGCGCTACGCGGCGGAGTCCGCAAAGGAGCTCCGGAGCCGCGGGTCGACCGAGGTCGCGGGGAAGGTACAGGCATACCAAGGGTCGCTGACCGACGACCGCCGGCGGGAGCTTGAGGATCGGCTCCACAGCGGCGACCTCCGCGGGGCGTGGAGCACGAACGCGCTCGAACTCGGCGTCGACGTGGGCGGGCTGGACGCGGTGATCGTCGACGGCTACCCGGGCACCCGGATGGCGGCGTTCCAGCAGGCCGGGCGTGCCGGTCGGGGCGACGATCCCGCGCTGGTCGTGATGGTGGCCGGCGAGGACCAGTTGGACCAGTACCTGATGAGCAACCCCGAGACGTTCTTCGAGGGCGAACCGGAGGACGCCATCAGCGACCCGGAGAACGAGGCGGTGATGCCCGACCACGTCGCCTCGGCGGCCGCCGAGAACTGGCTCTCCCGAGACGACCGGCGCCACTTCGGCGAACCGTTCCCTGACGTGGTCGCCGACTTGGAGGAGTCGGGCGTGCTGGAGCGTCGCGAGACGGGGAACGGGCTCCGCTGGACCCACGACGGCAGTGAAAGCCCCCAGCACAGCATGAACCTCCGGACGATCGACGACCGCGAGGTCGAGCTCCGTGACTCCCGCTCGAACGACGTGATCGCCTCCCTGTCGTTCTCGGACGCGCTCCGAGACGCCCACCCGGGAGCGATCTACCATCACCAAGGCCAGCGCTACGAGGTCACGGAGTTAGATCTGGACCGGGACACCGCCCGCCTCCAGCCGACCTGGGCGGACTACCACACGCAGGTCCTGACCGAGAAAGACGTGACCGTCCACGAGGACCTGCGGGAGAAGTCGCTGTCGGCCCGCCCCGACACGGCGGTCCGGTTCGCGGACGTCTCCGTAACCGAGCAGATCACCGGGTTCGAGCGCCGTGACGCCGCCTCCGGCGAGACGATGGGGCGGGAGTCGCTGGACCTGCCGGAGACGACGCTCCGGACGAAAGCGTTCTACTGGACGGTCCCCGAGGACGTGGAGGTGGAGATGCGCGCGATGGCCGCCGAGGACGGCGACCCCGAGTACGGATTCAACGGCGGGATCCACGCCGCCGAGCACGGCGTCATCTCGCTGTTCCCGCTGTACCTGCTCTGTGACCGGGCGGATATCGGCGGGCTGTCGACGCCGTACCACGGCCACACCGACCAGTCGACGATCTTCGTCTACGACGGCCACCCCGGCGGCGTCGGGCTGACCCGGCGCAGCTACGACCGGATCGAGGAACTGATGGCCCGGACCGCCCGACTGATCGACGACTGCGACTGCGCCGACGGCTGCCCGTCCTGTGTGCAGTCGCCCCACTGTGGTAACGCGAACGACCCGCTCTCGAAGCCCGAGGCGGTGTTCATGCTCGACGAGCTCACCGGCGGCGACTGA
- a CDS encoding nucleotide exchange factor GrpE, with product MTDDADAAAEEPTDADEGTEVEPDADAPEAETDEELDRSLIERVADYDEKLAEAVREDRADYEERIDDLEGKLTRKQADFQNFKKRQQKKLEQQQARATESLVEELLPVRDNLARALEQDSDADIREGVEGTLRELDTVLADEGVERIEPEPGEEPDPERHEVLMRVESDRPAGTIEELYRPGYEMGEKVIRTAQVTVSEE from the coding sequence ATGACCGACGACGCCGACGCGGCAGCCGAGGAGCCGACCGACGCCGACGAAGGGACCGAGGTCGAACCCGACGCTGACGCGCCGGAGGCGGAGACCGACGAGGAGCTCGACCGATCGCTGATCGAGCGCGTCGCCGACTACGACGAGAAACTGGCCGAGGCGGTCCGGGAGGACCGCGCCGACTACGAGGAGCGCATCGACGACTTGGAGGGGAAGCTCACCCGGAAACAGGCCGACTTCCAGAACTTCAAGAAGCGCCAACAGAAGAAGCTCGAACAGCAGCAGGCCCGCGCGACCGAGAGTCTAGTCGAGGAGCTGCTCCCGGTCCGGGACAACCTCGCTCGCGCGCTGGAGCAGGACAGCGACGCCGACATCCGCGAGGGCGTCGAGGGGACGCTCCGCGAACTGGACACCGTGCTCGCGGACGAAGGCGTCGAGCGGATCGAGCCCGAGCCCGGCGAGGAGCCCGACCCCGAGCGCCACGAGGTGCTGATGCGCGTCGAGAGCGACCGCCCCGCCGGCACCATCGAGGAGCTCTACCGCCCCGGCTACGAGATGGGCGAGAAGGTGATCCGGACCGCACAGGTCACGGTCAGCGAGGAGTAG